Within Nocardioides rotundus, the genomic segment GTGCTCGCGTTGGCCGACCGTGGTGGGCTGCGGGATCTGGCTGATACCCACCTCACGGTGCCCACGCACAAGGGCGCGAACGCCGGACTGAAGGTCGCCTCGCTCGTCGGTGGGATGGTCGCCGGCGCGGACTCGATCGATGACATGGCGCTGCTGCGGCACGGCGGGATGGGCCGGGTTTTCGCCCGCGCCTACGCGCCCTCGACGTTGGGCTCGTTCCTGCGAGCGTTCACCTTCGGCCACGTTCGTCAGCTCGACGCAGTCGCATCGAGGTTCCTGATCGCGGTGGCCGGACTCACCCGGCTCCTGGGCGCCGGGACCGGTCTTGGCGCCGGCACCGAGGAGTCAGGAGCCGGTGCCGGGTACGCGTTGCTCGACGTCGACGACACGATCATCGAGGTCCACGGCCACTCCAAGCAGGGCGCCGGGTTCGGCTACTCCGGTGTGCGCGGGCTCAACGCACTGCTGGCCACGCTCACGACCGCGACGACGGCGCCGGTGATCGTGGCCCAGCGGCTCCGCAAGGGCGCGGCGGGGTCGCCACGCGGCGCGAAGCGGCTGGTCGGCGACGCGGTGAGGACCGCCCGGCGACTGCTCGGCACGGGTCAGCTGGTCTTGGTCCGGATGGACTCGGCGTTCTACGGCCGCGGACCAGTCCACGCCGCCCTGGTCGGCGGCGCCGATGTGTCGGTCACGGTGCGGATGGACAAGGCCGTCAAGAAAGCGATCGCCACAATCGGCCACGACGCGTGGACCACCATCGAGTACACCGACGCCGTC encodes:
- a CDS encoding IS1380 family transposase, with protein sequence MKLSHTVRATSAAFDDPNLVSTGGLVPVLALADRGGLRDLADTHLTVPTHKGANAGLKVASLVGGMVAGADSIDDMALLRHGGMGRVFARAYAPSTLGSFLRAFTFGHVRQLDAVASRFLIAVAGLTRLLGAGTGLGAGTEESGAGAGYALLDVDDTIIEVHGHSKQGAGFGYSGVRGLNALLATLTTATTAPVIVAQRLRKGAAGSPRGAKRLVGDAVRTARRLLGTGQLVLVRMDSAFYGRGPVHAALVGGADVSVTVRMDKAVKKAIATIGHDAWTTIEYTDAVFDETSQKWISRAEVAEIPFTAFAAQKKSEQVPGRLVVRRIPDFNAEKNKAAGQDTLFDVWRFHAFFTTADPVLLDTVAADKTHRHHAVIEQVHADLKGSALAHLPSGVFTANAAWLVLAVIAFNLTRAAGTLAAPDLARATTATIRRKLITVPARVATSARRITLHLPQAWPWENAWTALFDRVSDPPPGLAA